The following proteins are co-located in the Candida dubliniensis CD36 chromosome 3, complete sequence genome:
- a CDS encoding sterol biosynthesis regulatory protein, putative (Similar to S. cerevisiae NSG2;~In S. cerevisiae: stabilizes Hmg2p, one of two HMG-CoA isoenzymes that catalyze the rate-limiting step in sterol biosynthesis; homolog of mammalian INSIG proteins) has protein sequence MAELRKIALSNSNLKNMAPSSSSSTPGSSGTSSPQGNGMAKTDSLVNLTQPELYGIYRNDSDTSLSKEFEEDSAEIEFKVNSRLNKPTTTATSSSSEAKHFKNEELDKYLPLPLKIVVLTLASFIYNEVTSQISFNHTQSNYPLTIKHLFKISSYIHLDDYLAFVGQSKYGHLIDETFALVIQGLVMASFHPILDYYLPKSLSKRLLSSNPNPSSSTSYSTLINDLIRSSVAFLGVSYAIRNIEWSSFLQVAIIYSLVSPGLWLLLDGTISGLIGSLVVSIGACSVIYYQNYQYLNGVGDVSSVELVAIWLWIGSFVFGGLIVFGKLGRFLFQ, from the coding sequence atggctgaattaagaaaaattgctctttcaaattcaaatcttaAAAACATGGCAccatcatcgtcatcttcGACGCCTGGTTCTTCTGGAACTTCAAGTCCCCAGGGTAATGGCATGGCCAAAACAGATTCTTTGGTAAATTTGACTCAACCAGAATTATATGGAATTTATCGTAACGATTCAGACACTAGTCTTagtaaagaatttgaagaagattcagcagaaattgaattcaaagTTAATTCAAGATTAAATAAACCAactactactgctactTCTTCCTCATCAGAGGCTAAAcattttaaaaatgaagaGCTTGATAAGTATTTACCATTGCCActaaaaattgttgttttaacTTTAGcatcatttatttataatgaAGTTACTAGTCAAATTAGTTTTAATCATACTCAATCAAATTACCCTTTAACTATTAAacatttattcaaaattaGTTCTTATATTCATTTGGATGATTATCTCGCGTTTGTTGGTCAAAGTAAATATGGCcatttaattgatgaaacaTTTGCCTTGGTGATTCAAGGATTAGTAATGGCAAGTTTCCACCCAAttttggattattatttacctaaatctttatcaaaaagattattatcatctaATCCAAATCCAAGTTCGTCAACAAGTTATTCtactttaattaatgatttgattcGTTCATCAGTGGCATTTTTAGGTGTTAGTTATGCTATTCGTAACATTGAATGGTCGTCATTTTTACAAGTTGCCATCATTTATTCATTGGTCAGTCCTGGATTGTGGTTGTTACTCGATGGAACTATCTCGGGTCTTATTGGTTCGTTGGTGGTATCAATTGGAGCTTGTAGCgttatttattatcagaactatcaatatttaaatgGTGTTGGTGATGTTTCCTCGGTGGAATTAGTTGCAATTTGGTTATGGATTGGCAGCTTTGTTTTTGGTGGTCTTATAGTTTTTGGTAAACTCGGTagatttttatttcaataa
- a CDS encoding subunit of the RNA polymerase III transcription initiation factor complex (TFIIIC), putative (Similar to S. cerevisiae TFC4;~In S. cerevisiae: one of six subunits of the RNA polymerase III transcription initiation factor complex (TFIIIC); part of the TauA domain of TFIIIC that binds BoxA DNA promoter sites of tRNA and similar genes; has TPR motifs; human homolog is TFIIIC-102), which yields MKEENKGGRLRRSTRQQLKQQQHEQLVQQQQRAEEEEQQQQQQQQQQLQLKQKKMKQSKQKELDRNQHDTTQQETPEYHDMKEEDFERLMEEMQIDKNDDDSDGSSEEYIFSDESEDYDDYDNINNNNDNNNMGGSILSDESEEDDYDEDYNFKDALKGASNFRVRNRREKISIKSKSYYKRKMMRADNRELDPEVRSNLSQANEAFVRKDLQVAQQLYLEVIKKDPKNFSAYKALGEISKAQEQLNECCNYWLLAANIHPWDTEFWGQVAQLSAELGHIDQAVYCYGRAITPDITKSCEFILQRAILYQERKQFGKALDGFQKVRQLYPKDSNIIKYLAAVYSEQKRLNDAINLYMKVLDSNIHPERESSELYPKFDWAELNILLELHLQNHSWRMGLNVLKLASRWIQNRSQETWWDENEDLEFDSRQRFEVISALSSQDQIDLAENKPFDLPIDIRFKLGCLRLELQQKDVAVQHFNYLLEEQDVADLHFEAGKLLEEHGHYEDALKFLSRAMEDAEFTTSLELVQLLAKCYFEVGDYHESKQAYEALLQHDPDNLDLKLSLAENLYYLGDSVGAQHLIRQVRQSKPKVPRKNGGTTEEEVEEDEDLNLDTSQSGNIRSLIPNEFKIHGKRKLTEQEKEEIENNAKRKVLEKFGRMERLQESIDFGDRIAIGAWLQLASQLIEIFTNVKSFFPRDKNRTFNGIVRYRRRKDMGLDEKLARAYNLLEGIVQDENYTRHTLTNKTEYRGLSYDQWFDIFAQYAVLISRYENKIDYADEIVDIALAVNVFIQDKRKETILRALKLAFGVRRNRVVDSLFVYLRHFLNLNQFSPFIYKLFMCCYGSGIEYWEQFASYNHQKYFLRQLKSYDSCYTGKNVSGMAHITTDLSGFELGPHHLDLIYVYGNLLGGNKSYVSSLFYLNRAYKQYNQDPMLCLILGLGHLHRSMQRLSSNRHIQLLQGISYILEYKKLRQLNATIYELQEIEYNLGRLFHTLGLFTLAVRHYEKVLTMKDEIANSSNDNYDYDMSWEAAYNLSLIYNIDGNPKLAKEIIDKYLTIM from the coding sequence atgaaagaagaaaataaaggTGGCCGCCTTAGGCGATCGACTAGACAACAACTtaaacagcaacaacatgAACAACTAgtgcaacaacaacagcgagcagaagaagaagagcaacaacaacaacaacaacaacaacagcaattaCAGTtgaaacagaaaaagaTGAAGCAACTGAAACAGAAAGAATTGGATCGAAATCAACATGATACGACACAACAAGAAACACCAGAATATCATGAtatgaaagaagaagattttgaGCGACTCATGGAAGAGATGCAAATAGATAagaatgatgatgatagcGATGGGTCGTCTGAGGAGTATATTTTTTCTGACGAATCCGAAGATTATGACGATTACGATAAcattaacaataacaatgataataacaacatGGGGGGTTCAATATTGAGCGATGAGtctgaagaagatgattatgatgaagattataattttaaagATGCATTGAAAGGTGCAAGTAATTTTAGAGTTCGAAATCGAAGAGAAAAGATCAGCATAAAATCCAAATCCTACTATAAACGGAAAATGATGAGAGCCGACAATCGAGAGTTGGATCCAGAAGTACGACTGAATTTATCACAAGCTAATGAAGCATTTGTTCGTAAAGATTTGCAAGTAGCCCAACAATTATATCTTGAAGTTATTAAGAAGGATCCCAAAAACTTTAGTGCTTACAAGGCATTAGGGGAAATATCCAAAGCACAAGAACAACTTAATGAATGTTGTAATTATTGGTTATTAGCAGCCAATATTCATCCTTGGGACACTGAATTTTGGGGCCAAGTTGCCCAATTATCAGCAGAATTGGGTCATATTGATCAAGCTGTTTATTGTTATGGACGTGCAATTACTCCAGATATTACAAAAAGCTGTGAATTTATATTACAACGTGCCATACTTTATCAAGAGCGGAAACAATTTGGTAAAGCATTAGATGGATTCCAAAAAGTGCGACAATTGTATCCCAAAGATTctaatattataaaatatttggCAGCAGTTTATCTGGAACAGAAAAGATTGAATGACGCAATTAATCTATATATGAAAGTTTTAGATAGCAACATTCATCCAGAACGAGAATCCAGTGAATTGTATCCTAAATTCGATTGGGCAGAACTAAATATTTTGTTGGAATTACATTTACAAAACCATTCATGGAGGATGGGATTGAATGTATTGAAATTAGCATCAAGATGGATTCAAAACCGAAGTCAAGAGACTTGGTGGGATGAGAATGAAGATTTGGAGTTTGATTCACGACAAAGATTCGAAGTGATTCTGGCATTATCATCTCAAGACCAAATAGATTTAGCTGAGAATAAACCGTTTGACCTACCGATTGATATTCGATTTAAATTGGGTTGTTTACGACTCGAGTTGCAGCAAAAAGATGTAGCTGTTCAACactttaattatttattggagGAACAAGATGTTGCCGATTTACATTTTGAAGCTGGGAAATTACTTGAAGAACATGGTCATTATGAAGATGCATTGAAGTTTTTACTGAGAGCCATGGAAGATGCAGAATTCACAACTAGTTTAGAGCTTGTTCAATTATTGGCCAAATGTTATTTTGAAGTTGGGGATTACCATGAATCAAAACAGGCTTACGAAGCTTTATTACAACATGATCCAGATAATttagatttgaaattatcattagCAGAAAATTTGTACTATTTGGGAGATAGTGTTGGTGCTCAACATTTGATTCGCCAAGTTCGACAATCCAAACCCAAAGTACCTCGCAAGAATGGGGGAAcaacagaagaagaagtagaagaagacgaagatttgaatttggatACTTCACAATCGGGAAACATACGGTCTTTGATTCCAAACGAATTCAAAATTCATGGCAAGAGAAAACTTACTGAAcaagagaaagaagaaattgaaaacaatgCTAAACGGAAagttttggaaaaattcGGACGTATGGAAAGATTACAAGAATCAATAGATTTTGGCGACAGAATTGCCATTGGTGCTTGGTTACAATTGGCATCACAGttgattgaaattttcaCTAATGTCAAAAGTTTTTTCCCTCGAGACAAGAATAGAACATTTAATGGTATTGTGAGATATCGTAGACGTAAGGATATGGGTcttgatgaaaaattggcGCGTGCTTACAATCTATTAGAAGGGATAGTACAAGATGAAAATTATACTCGACATACATTGACCAATAAAACCGAATATCGTGGACTTAGCTATGATCAATggtttgatatttttgcCCAATATGCAGTTTTGATATCCCGttatgaaaataaaattgattatgctgatgaaattgttgatattgccCTTGCAGTAAATGTTTTTATTCAGGATAAGCGTAAGGAAACTATATTAAGAGCATTGAAATTAGCATTTGGAGTTAGGCGAAATCGTGTTGTTGATTCACTTTTCGTATATCTTCGACATTTTTTAAACTTGAACCAATTTTCCccatttatttataaattgtttatgtGTTGTTATGGTTCCGGAATTGAATATTGGGAACAATTTGCAAGTTATAATcatcaaaaatattttttacGTCAATTAAAAAGTTATGATTCTTGTTATACTGGGAAGAATGTTTCTGGAATGGCTCATATAACTACCGATCTTAGTGGATTTGAATTAGGACCTCATCATCTTGATCTCATTTATGTGTATGGGAATTTACTTGGAGGTAATAAAAGTTATGTTTCTTCCCTTTTCTATTTGAATCGAGCTTACAAGCAATATAATCAAGATCCAATGTTATGTTTAATTTTGGGTTTAGGTCATCTTCATAGGTCAATGCAAAGATTGAGTTCAAATAGACATATCCAATTGCTTCAAGGGATAAGTTATATTTTAGAATATAAAAAACTTCGTCAATTGAATGCCACAATATATGAATTACAGGAAATCGAGTATAATTTGGGTCGACTTTTCCATACTCTTGGACTATTTACACTTGCAGTACGACATTATGAAAAAGTTTTAACTATGAAGGATGAAATTGCAAACAGTagtaatgataattatgattatgacaTGTCTTGGGAAGCTGCTTATAATTTgtcattaatttataatatcGACGGTAATCCAAAATTGgcaaaagaaataattgaCAAGTATTTAACAATAATGTAA
- a CDS encoding RNA-processing protein, putative (Similar to S. cerevisiae POP5;~In S. cerevisiae: subunit of both RNase MRP, which cleaves pre-rRNA, and nuclear RNase P, which cleaves tRNA precursors to generate mature 5' ends) — translation MVRIKHRYILFEILYPPTADPRITPRDDFTQFSQSESNALLTLHQLSPNVINVKSILNAIRKSLSDYYGDVGAGKAGMLLNVKYFSNRTSTGILRCGRDQSDYIIGAMSLIEKLENNYVIIRCLHVSGTIKKCEEYSIERTKQLINVIKNKSKGKVDEYVSQMNEISHVEEDEDEEEGEDNDQDDVRISKS, via the coding sequence ATGGTTCGAATCAAGCATAGATAcattttgtttgaaatCTTATATCCACCGACTGCAGACCCAAGAATTACCCCTCGAGATGATTTTACTCAATTTAGTCAATCAGAACTGAATGCTTTATTAACATTACATCAATTATCACCTAATGTTATCAATgtgaaatcaattttaaatgCCATTCGAAAATCTTTACTGGATTATTATGGAGATGTAGGAGCAGGGAAAGCAGGAATGTTATTAAAtgttaaatatttttctaatCGTACCTCAACGGGGATTCTACGATGTGGACGAGATCAAAGTGATTATATCATTGGGGCCATgtcattaattgaaaaattagaaaacaATTATGTTATAATTAGATGTTTACATGTAAGTGGGACTATTAAGAAATGTGAAGAATATTCTATAGAAAGAactaaacaattgattaatgtgattaaaaataaaagtaaaGGGAAAGTTGATGAATATGTGTCTcaaatgaatgaaattaGTCATGTTGAAGAAGACgaagacgaagaagaaggagaagaTAATGATCAGGATGACGTAAGAATAAGTAAATCATAA
- a CDS encoding N-acetyltransferase, putative (Similar to S. cerevisiae SLI1;~In S. cerevisiae: confers resistance to the sphingolipid biosynthesis inhibitor myriocin (ISP-1) by converting it into N-acetyl-myriocin) has product MIIQPNHRRKPEFNERYYICRTTEKYSTNFSIIVQYNRRVNHNLLSNALYSLIRKNSWFVQNFFQVDQRNPATTNGHNFEVRVLEQVKFYDVVKFHKIDTFDETVMESLNDHIFSMNNANLPLWRINVFEERRPNGDQFVSVSFDHSNYDGLSGVQFQKDLARELSIAKDDSFYDVLFDYQHDFENLPATILPAVDNLTDLFDLSMLSISNSILKKCVPFYNTICDYIWPSDPSVFYTDKQVTKNLQTKYKFLKLTSNQVGQISRYCRPRGLTITTYFDIICVCALQETVFSVVKSPATHTSSLVAINGRRYYSEEIKNFLYGSLVCGAPIILPTIENKLESMQMFHKQMTNDINTKKSFKSTGNLIKHDNVWEFFQNKIGKIGGRFTLTISNLGKISNSNGTFKFEQLYFISNTGVVYNFVLNITTLPNGELTAVVAYIPEFENYELNDKPIMDTFMEKFYDLLILTSS; this is encoded by the coding sequence ATGATAATACAACCAAATCATAGAAGAAAACCAGAGTTTAATGAACGATATTATATCTGTAGAACCACTGAAAAATATTCCACAAATTTCAGTATTATTGTTCAATATAATAGAAGAGTCAAccataatttattatcaaatgcTTTGTATTCATTAATTAGAAAGAATAGTTGGTTTGTCCAGAATTTTTTCCAAGTGGATCAAAGGAATCCAGCAACTACTAATGGCCATAATTTCGAGGTACGAGTTCTTGAACAAGTTAAATTCTACGATGTCGTTAAATTTCATAAAATTGACACATTTGATGAAACAGTCATGGAATCTCTCAATGACCATATTTTCAGTATGAACAATGCTAATTTACCATTATGGAGAATCAATGTTTTTGAAGAGAGGAGACCAAATGGAGATCAATTTGTAAGTGTATCATTTGATCATTCAAACTATGATGGACTTTCAGGGGTCCAATTCCAAAAAGATTTGGCGAGAGAATTGTCAATTGCCAAAGATGATTCGTTTTATGatgttttatttgattatcaacatgattttgaaaatttaccTGCCACTATTTTACCAGCAGTAGATAATTTAACagatttgtttgatttaaGTATGTTACTGATTAGTAATtctattttaaaaaaatgtgtTCCATTTTACAATACTATTTGTGACTATATTTGGCCTCTGGATCCATCAGTTTTCTATACTGATAAACAAGTTACTAAAAACCTACAAACTAAATATAAGTTTTTGAAGCTAACTTCAAATCAAGTTGGTCAAATCTCCAGGTATTGTCGACCACGTGGACTTACTATAACTACATATTTTGATATAATCTGTGTATGTGCATTACAAGAGACAGTTTTCTCGGTGGTCAAATCACCTGCTACTCATACATCTTCATTAGTTGCTATAAATGGCAGACGTTATTATTCTGaggaaatcaaaaatttccTTTATGGTTCCTTAGTATGTGGAGCACCAATTATTTTACCTaccattgaaaataaacttGAATCAATGCAAATGTTCCACAAGCAGATGACTAATGATATAAATACTAAAAAGTCATTCAAATCAACCGGTAACCTAATTAAACATGACAATGTGTGGGAATTCTTCCAGAACAAAATTGGTAAAATTGGTGGGAGGTTTACATTGACAATTTCTAACCTTGGTAAAATATCAAACTCAAATGGTacttttaaatttgaacaattatattttattctGAATACTGGGGTTGTCTATAATTTTGTCTTGAATATTACTACATTACCCAATGGAGAGTTAActgctgttgttgcatATATTCCTGAATTCGAAAACtatgaattgaatgataAACCAATAATGGATACATTTATGGAAAAGTTTTATGATTTACTTATTCTTACGTCATCCTGA
- a CDS encoding thiamine biosynthetic bifunctional enzyme [includes: thiamine-phosphate pyrophosphorylase (ec 2.5.1.3); hydroxyethylthiazole kinase (ec 2.7.1.50)] (Similar to S. cerevisiae THI6;~required for thiamine biosynthesis) produces the protein MKVDYTLYLVTDSGMVPKSSSFLKQVADSINYGATIVQLREKSLSTSEFIKRAEQVHELTQKRGIPLIINDRVDVALAVNAEGVHVGQDDMPAAIARKLIGDDKILGVTCSNVDEVQEVVDQGIADYVGLGTVYKTNTKKDVTNPEGTGPSGIRKMLQVLNKHNSKSGAKKIHSVAIGGINDLNVRNVMFQCAIPGEKIDGVAVVSCIMANENAAEGTLLLLTLISGSPYWNIPHYDSKYIPDYEAQIKQLTSSRPLIHHITNNVVKNFSANVTLAIGASPIMSEFEEEFEELASIYNTALVLNLGTPSKEMMKIFKNAILAHQPRNPIIFDPVGCGASRARLECCKQLLDTGYFAVIKGNVGEILALQKLTSSYIELQDISYMRGVDSVSDLTEEDIIYIGKQVSTEFKTVLVITGPTNYIIEGPNKVFKVQGGNKLMGSITGSGCALGSTIAAFVTSQAKSAYGLPSNFNAAVNAVKLYNKAGAAVSEKTPGKFMASFLDNLYRLTHFDS, from the coding sequence ATGAAAGTTGATTATACATTATATTTAGTAACAGATTCAGGAATGGTTCCTAAATCGTCTTCCTTTCTCAAACAAGTGGCAGATTCTATCAATTACGGAGCTACAATAGTTCAATTACGTGAAAAGTCCCTTTCTACTTCAGAGTTTATCAAAAGAGCAGAACAAGTCCACGAATTGACACAAAAGCGGGGAATCCCattaattataaatgatCGAGTTGATGTTGCCCTTGCAGTGAATGCTGAAGGTGTCCATGTGGGTCAAGATGATATGCCTGCGGCAATTGCACGAAAATTGATTGGTGACGACAAAATTCTTGGGGTAACTTGCTCTAATGTTGATGAAGTTCAGGAAGTAGTTGATCAAGGAATTGCTGATTATGTTGGCCTTGGAACGGTTTATAAGAccaatacaaaaaaagatgTAACTAATCCTGAAGGAACAGGCCCCAGCGGGATTAGAAAAATGCTTCAAGTTTTGAACAAACacaattcaaaatcagGTGCCAAAAAAATTCACAGCGTCGCTATTGGTGGAATAAACGACTTAAATGTACGTAATGTGATGTTTCAATGTGCTATTCCAGGTGAGAAAATTGATGGAGTAGCAGTTGTCTCTTGTATCATGGCAAATGAAAATGCTGCCGAAGGaactttattattattaacacTTATTTCAGGCTCTCCATATTGGAATATCCCTCATTATGACTCGAAATATATACCAGACTACGAAGCccaaataaaacaattgacATCATCACGCCCATTGATTCATCATATAACCAATAATGTGGTGAAGAATTTTAGTGCAAATGTAACATTGGCCATAGGCGCTTCCCCTATCATGTCTGAATTTGAAGAGGAATTTGAAGAACTTGCCTCAATCTATAATACAGCTTTGGTTTTAAATTTAGGTACACCTTCCAAAgagatgatgaaaatatttaaaaatgcAATATTAGCACACCAACCTAGAAATCCAATTATATTTGATCCAGTCGGTTGTGGGGCTAGTAGGGCCAGATTAGAATGTTGTAAACAGTTGTTGGATACAGGCTATTTTGCTGTAATTAAGGGCAATGTTGGTGAGATTTTGGCGTTGCAGAAGTTAACAAGCAGTTATATAGAATTGCAAGATATATCTTATATGAGAGGCGTTGATTCGGTTTCAGATCTTACGGAAGAAGATATCATTTACATAGGCAAACAAGTATCTACTGAATTCAAAACCGTTTTGGTTATAACTGGGCCAacaaattatattattgaagGGCCGAACAAAGTGTTCAAAGTTCAAGGTGGTAACAAATTGATGGGTTCAATTACTGGATCTGGCTGTGCATTGGGTAGTACAATTGCAGCATTTGTGACTAGTCAAGCCAAGTCAGCGTATGGTCTTCCAAGTAATTTCAACGCTGCTGTCAATGCTGTAAAGCTTTATAATAAAGCTGGTGCTGCAGTATCAGAAAAAACTCCTGGTAAATTCATGGCTTCTTTCCTTGATAATTTGTATAGATTGACTCATTTTGATAGTTGA
- a CDS encoding neutral amino acid permease, putative (Similar to Candida albicans MTR1), with protein sequence MSDEKVDLDQLEENSLDTEAYLQKEIEDENNHAINYRNCSWQRTAGLLFSEYICLAIMSFPWSYSVLGLGLGLIVTVIVSLLCLYTGLIIADYCAAYPHLTDVCDIGRHLIGPKWVWYATAVAFLLNNTLIQALHVLVGAKYFNTISDNHTICSIVFSVVSAIICFLISLPRTFSHMSSVGYFSAITMFIAVVLAMAFVGVQSHPYGFKEGTPVHWTAWPAKGEKYVNIMSAVLNIVYTFVGQITYPSFISQMKQPKDFKKALIVVTICELITFSLAGSIIYVYVGNAYITAPAFGSLVGNYKKIAFSFALPTIIFLGALYSNVSSQFLFQKIFSKNSVHRNNHTVTGWAVWIGLNGTLWAIAFVIAEVIPFFSDLLSLMSSLFDCFFGFIFWALAFFRLKRLYHYKKTGENISLFQLFKSASIFQKFQYGLNVIIFGLGIYILGPGLYATIQSIIWSYQASLYGKPFSCVSNAI encoded by the coding sequence ATGTCTGATGAGAAAGTAGATTTGGATCAACTAGAGGAAAATTCTCTAGACACTGAAGCTTATttgcaaaaagaaatagaagatgaaaataatCATGCTATCAATTATCGAAACTGTTCTTGGCAACGAACTGCAGGTTTATTGTTTAGTGAATACATTTGCCTTGCGATCATGTCATTCCCTTGGAGCTATTCCGTGCTAGGATTAGGTTTGGGCTTAATTGTTACAGTTATTGTTTCGTTGTTGTGTCTTTACACAGGGCTCATCATTGCTGACTACTGTGCAGCATATCCTCATTTAACTGATGTGTGTGATATTGGACGTCATTTAATTGGTCCCAAATGGGTTTGGTATGCCACTGCAGTGGcatttcttttaaataataCTTTAATTCAGGCATTACATGTGCTTGTGGGGGCCAAATATTTCAACACCATCAGCGATAACCATACTATCTGTTCCATTGTTTTTAGTGTCGTCTCAGCAATCATTTGCTTCCTTATTTCTCTCCCCAGAACTTTTAGTCACATGTCCTCAGTCGGGTATTTTTCAGCAATCACTATGTTCATTGCTGTTGTTTTAGCAATGGCATTTGTTGGTGTGCAATCTCACCCATATGGGTTTAAAGAAGGTACCCCAGTTCATTGGACAGCATGGCCAGCAAAAGGAGAAAAATATGTGAACATCATGTCTGCGGTGTTAAACATTGTTTATACTTTTGTGGGACAAATCACGTATCCTTCATTTATTTCACAAATGAAGCAACCAAAAGACTTTAAAAAGGCATTGATAGTGGTGACAATTTGTGAATTGATTACGTTTTCCTTGGCTGGATCTATTATATATGTCTATGTCGGTAACGCATATATTACGGCTCCAGCATTTGGTTCTTTAGTTGGGAactataaaaaaattgccTTTAGTTTTGCCTTGCCAACAATTATATTTCTTGGTGCCTTGTACAGTAATGTGTCCTCCCAATTTTTGttccaaaaaattttcagtAAAAACAGTGTTCATAGGAACAATCATACTGTTACTGGTTGGGCAGTTTGGATTGGTTTAAATGGGACACTATGGGCTATTGCATTTGTTATTGCCGAAGTCATTCCATTTTTCAGTGATTTGTTGAGTTTAATGTCTTCattgtttgattgttttttcGGATTTATCTTTTGGGCATTGGCATTTTTCCGATTGAAAAGGTTGTACCATTATAAGAAAACTGGAGAAAATATATCtttgtttcaattattcaaaCTGGCAAGCATATTCCAGAAGTTCCAATACGGTTTAAATGTGATAATATTTGGATTAGGGATTTATATTCTTGGTCCTGGGTTATATGCAACTATTCAAAGTATTATTTGGTCCTATCAAGCAAGTTTGTATGGAAAACCATTTTCCTGTGTATCTAATGCTATATAG
- a CDS encoding D-tyrosyl-tRNA(tyr) deacylase, putative (spliced gene;~Similar to S. cerevisiae DTD1;~In S. cerevisiae: functions in protein translation, may affect nonsense suppression via alteration of the protein synthesis machinery; ubiquitous among eukaryotes) has protein sequence MRVVVQKVKSASVTVEEKIVSSIGKGLMVLVGITTTDTEEDIAKLSKKLLSLRVFEDLSEPPQTATKWYGKPWAKSIVDIQGEILSVSQFTLYGTVKKGTKPDFHRAAKGHHAVELYNKLLEQLRAGLGQDKVKDGEFGAMMDVALVNDGPVTIIWDTQDSSL, from the exons ATGAGAGTGGTTGTTCAGAAAGTCAAGAGTGCGTCAGTTACAGTTGAAGAGAAGATTGTGTCTTC AATCGGAAAGGGGTTGATGGTTCTCGTTGGTATCACCACCACAGATACAGAGGAAGATATTGCCAAGCTCTCCAAGAAGCTTCTCTCCCTCCGTGTGTTTGAGGATTTGTCCGAGCCACCACAGACTGCCACCAAGTGGTATGGCAAGCCCTGGGCAAAGTCGATCGTAGACATCCAAGGAGAAATCTTGTCTGTGAGTCAGTTTACATTGTACGGCACGGTTAAAAAGGGGACCAAGCCTGATTTCCACCGTGCCGCAAAAGGCCACCATGCGGTTGAATTGTACAACAAGTTGCTAGAACAATTGAGAGCAGGGTTGGGCCAAGACAAGGTCAAGGACGGAGAGTTTGGCGCCATGATGGACGTTGCCTTGGTCAACGATGGTCCGGTGACCATCATCTGGGACACCCAAGACAGCTCTTTGTGA